The genomic segment ctgtcctaaatttcggcaaaatcgcaaaataaatgtggcttttatgtgcctaagaccctaattcgcggatcggtctatatggtagctatattcatatctggaccgatcggggccaaattgaaggctgtcgaagggcctaacacaactcactgttacaaatttcagcgaaatcggataataaatgtggtttttatgagcctaagacccttaatcggcgaatcggtctctatgggggctatatcacgatatagtccgatatagcccatcttctaacttaaccagcttatggacaaaaaatagaatctgtgcaaagtttcagctcaatatctccattttttaagactgtagcttgatttcaacagacagactgagggacatgtctagatcgtcttagatttttacgctgatcaagaatatatatactttataggaacggaaagtgatatttcgatgtgttgcaaacggagtgacaaaatgaatattcccccaaccttcggtggtgggtataacaaacattGTTTAGGTgaggaaatatttttaaaatttatttttttgtttttgatttaagAAATTGTAGAACTCCCAGATTTCGAACACAatagaatattttattatataaaaaaatcgattcCCAATAGTTCAATGAAATATGTTAATCTCCGTTAACTAGACTTTAGCTGGATTGCGTTGCCCTTACCCAGGCATTACCATAATAATTGTAAATCGCAACTTTTGCGTATAACCTTTgttaacaattttaaaattcggTTTTCTCGGATCACCCTATTAAATACCCTATGAAGTAattaaaacctttcatttcaacATTAAATACCCTCAATATCATGCAATTTGCCTTATTTTAATATATACACTTCAGCACACAAACTTTTTCGTTACTATTCCCAGGTATGGAATGACCCATATATGTATACAAAGATTTTATAACTGTACTTTTGAGGTATTTATTagtcaacaaaaaacaaaacagatgTATCTCTCGCTAACAACTTTACTCACCATTTGCTCCCAGTGCTTCGGCCACCTCCATCCACTTTACTGGTGCCGTGTACCTGGCTTTTGTCATATCCCACAACACCGGTCTCTGGCGTACTTCACTTATCAAACGCTTCACATCCATTGTGGATGGCATTTTTCGTTAAACTAAACGAGCAAACGAAacgaaaatcgtttaaaaaacaaaaattcaaataaaattgcgGCGAATTGCTCTCGCCTAGCTAAATGGGCGAGAAACATGAGTGGGAtaacaaacatacacacacgcacatgtatatatgttcgtattTCTCTTTCGCTCTGGGTGTAATAAGGTCGTTTCATATTGTGGCAATTGTTTTGTTACACAgtggttacaaaaaaaaagtgagaaaatttttatagaagataaaaattttataaattattcagaaaaaagtaaaaaaaaaatttcccaattgtctatgacgaaaaattttaggaaaaatcaatttttaatagttttatgcgacaaaattttctctgaaatcacatttcgacgaaattttctatgaaaaaaaagtcGATAGGATTTAAATTTCCTAAAGGTcttaagtctttgtttcaaagaatcaaattttcggcaaaactttgtaaaaaattcaatattaataaaattctctagaaatcaaatcaatccaattttagtgaaataagctatacaaacatttttttatgaacaatgttatttttgtaaaacatgtaattaataaataatatttacaaaaaatattttataaaaaattatgagtATGGTTAAGTTGCTACATAACATTTTTTACAAAGAATGTCCTCCTCATGTTTTATATGGCGTGTTAGACATTGTTAAGCTTGGGGACAAAATGTCCCATACCAATTCACTCATTTTGACGCGAAATTGCAGATTTTGCAAATCATTCATTTTCTTCAAATGGGGTAAGAAGCTAATAAGAAAATTCAGTTCAGAGTCCTGCATGTTTTCTGGGCAGCTTAAAGTTTGCTGCttatgaaattcaaaattttgctccTTTTGATCTGGTTTTAGAGGAATCGGATGATTTCCCTCCAACGCTCTTTGTTCTATTGCATTAAAAATTACAACTGTGGATGGTTTCTCTTCTTCTGTGCTATTGAAGTTATGTCTTGGTGTGCTGTTATTTGATAATTCCTCAACACCAACAACTGTTGGTGGTTTCCCTTCTTCTGTGTTGTTGAAATTATGCGTGGGTGTGCTATTATTTGATAATTCCTGTATTGGTATATTCTGGAATTCATCCATTGATAAATCATCATTGTCTTCACAGCTCTCCAGCTCAGAATCTTCTTCAAAATCGCTTATTTCAATGGGCTCGCATTTAATTTGGCCATTACCTTGGGCTTGAGAATCAGGGCGTTGATTTTCTTCATTGGTCTGTTGGTCTTGATTAGCTGCAGATTTTGATTTTCTATAACGACGCTGCTCGCGAAT from the Stomoxys calcitrans chromosome 1, idStoCalc2.1, whole genome shotgun sequence genome contains:
- the LOC131994113 gene encoding uncharacterized protein LOC131994113, giving the protein MDVRRLIEEVRKRPELWNMQYRSTMRTPNKMQPLWQEVADAINVENVEDCKRKWKNLRDSYRRYVSRCKREGKTFIPKGQFFDYMEFIREQRRYRKSKSAANQDQQTNEENQRPDSQAQGNGQIKCEPIEISDFEEDSELESCEDNDDLSMDEFQNIPIQELSNNSTPTHNFNNTEEGKPPTVVGVEELSNNSTPRHNFNSTEEEKPSTVVIFNAIEQRALEGNHPIPLKPDQKEQNFEFHKQQTLSCPENMQDSELNFLISFLPHLKKMNDLQNLQFRVKMSELVWDILSPSLTMSNTPYKT